A window of Lacibacter sediminis contains these coding sequences:
- the cysS gene encoding cysteine--tRNA ligase, whose translation MSQLKVYNSLTRQKEVFESITPGHVGMYVCGPTVSGESHLGHARPYITFDVLYRYLTHLGYKVRYVRNITDAGHFEEEGREAEDKISKKAILEKLEPMELVQKYTNLFHWAMEQFNTIKPSIEPTATGHIVEQIGMIQQIIEAGYAYETNGSVYFDVKKYAATHDYGKLSGRVIDDLLETTRELEGQEEKKDRADFALWKNAAPEHIMRWQSPWGVGFPGWHIECSAMATKYLGAQFDIHGGGMDLQFPHHESEIAQSTICNHTAPVRYWMHNNMITINGKKMGKSYNNVIKLTELFSGNHPILEKAYHPMTVRFFILQTQYRSTLDFGNEALQGAEKGLKRLLEAHEWLQKYEVGNTKYEAKDAALEASSLKLIAEFEEFMNDDLNTAKALASMFELVPVINGLKDKHIAADALSSDTITLMQKQMKLYIEDIFGLKAISAEDSGRFNSVMQILIELRKDAKSKKDFVTSDKIRNQLAELGIQLKDEKDGGMSFSM comes from the coding sequence ATGTCGCAGTTAAAAGTTTACAATTCACTTACACGCCAGAAAGAAGTATTTGAATCAATCACCCCCGGTCATGTGGGTATGTATGTGTGCGGACCAACCGTTAGTGGCGAAAGTCATCTCGGTCATGCAAGGCCTTACATTACGTTTGATGTATTGTATCGTTACTTAACTCATCTTGGATATAAAGTACGTTACGTTCGTAATATCACTGATGCCGGTCACTTTGAAGAAGAAGGTCGTGAGGCAGAAGATAAAATTTCGAAGAAAGCGATACTGGAAAAATTAGAGCCGATGGAACTGGTGCAGAAATACACCAACCTTTTTCATTGGGCAATGGAGCAATTTAATACGATCAAGCCCTCGATTGAACCAACTGCAACAGGACATATTGTGGAGCAGATAGGAATGATCCAGCAAATCATTGAAGCAGGGTATGCTTATGAAACAAATGGCTCTGTTTATTTTGATGTAAAAAAATATGCAGCCACTCATGATTACGGAAAGTTGAGCGGACGTGTAATTGATGATCTGTTAGAAACAACACGTGAACTGGAAGGTCAGGAAGAAAAGAAAGACCGTGCTGATTTTGCTCTCTGGAAAAATGCAGCACCTGAACATATCATGCGTTGGCAAAGTCCATGGGGTGTTGGTTTTCCCGGCTGGCACATTGAATGCTCAGCTATGGCCACAAAATATTTAGGTGCACAGTTCGATATACATGGAGGTGGTATGGATCTGCAGTTTCCGCATCATGAAAGTGAAATTGCACAAAGCACCATCTGCAATCATACCGCACCTGTTCGTTACTGGATGCACAATAACATGATCACCATCAACGGTAAGAAGATGGGGAAGAGTTATAACAATGTCATCAAGCTAACGGAGCTCTTCAGTGGTAATCATCCCATTCTGGAGAAAGCATATCATCCGATGACAGTACGTTTCTTTATTCTGCAAACGCAATACAGAAGCACACTCGATTTTGGTAATGAAGCGTTGCAGGGAGCAGAAAAGGGTTTGAAGCGTTTATTGGAAGCACATGAATGGTTACAGAAGTACGAAGTTGGTAATACGAAGTACGAAGCGAAAGATGCAGCACTTGAGGCAAGCAGTTTAAAGCTGATTGCAGAGTTTGAAGAATTCATGAATGATGACCTGAACACGGCAAAAGCACTGGCGAGTATGTTTGAACTGGTGCCAGTGATTAATGGATTAAAAGACAAGCATATTGCAGCAGATGCATTGAGCAGCGATACCATAACGTTGATGCAAAAGCAAATGAAACTCTACATCGAAGATATCTTTGGGTTGAAAGCCATCAGTGCTGAAGACAGCGGTCGCTTCAACTCAGTGATGCAGATCTTAATTGAACTCCGTAAAGATGCAAAATCGAAAAAAGACTTTGTGACGAGTGATAAAATACGCAATCAATTGGCTGAACTTGGTATTCAATTGAAGGATGAGAAAGATGGCGGTATGAGTTTTTCAATGTGA
- a CDS encoding rhomboid family intramembrane serine protease: MSYLQAEKKKRMMFGEDGDAVMRLIAINVIIFVILKFIEIVFQLTPNADVSLFKTNVLDWVGLPANLNTFITRPWVLLSHMIAHYSLWQLLGNMLFLWAFGFLLQDLVGNKHIVPLYFYGGLAGAVLFIASANLLPRFAAEINSFSYLGASASVMAIAIAATVTAPDYRVFPMINGGIPLWVITLIYVIIDFAGLASSAFPHHLAHLGGAAMGYVYIKQIQNGKDPGEWMHRLYNWFTHLFDPKEKPARKTIKKEVFYNTKGQQPFSKKPNVTQQRVDDILDKISQQGYQSLTQEEKDILKKAADNET, translated from the coding sequence ATGAGTTACCTGCAGGCAGAAAAGAAGAAGAGAATGATGTTTGGAGAAGATGGAGATGCAGTGATGCGTCTCATCGCCATTAATGTAATCATATTTGTGATCCTCAAATTTATTGAGATCGTATTCCAACTCACGCCCAATGCTGATGTGAGTTTATTCAAAACGAATGTGCTTGATTGGGTAGGCTTACCCGCAAATCTTAACACGTTTATCACAAGACCATGGGTATTGCTTTCACACATGATCGCACACTACAGCTTATGGCAATTGCTGGGCAACATGCTGTTCCTTTGGGCATTTGGATTTCTGTTACAGGACCTGGTTGGTAACAAGCACATTGTTCCGCTTTATTTTTATGGTGGTTTGGCCGGTGCTGTTTTGTTTATTGCCAGTGCCAATTTGTTACCACGTTTTGCTGCAGAGATCAACAGCTTCAGTTATCTCGGCGCAAGTGCATCTGTGATGGCCATTGCCATAGCTGCAACTGTTACTGCACCTGATTATCGTGTGTTCCCCATGATCAATGGAGGAATTCCATTATGGGTGATCACCTTAATTTATGTGATCATTGATTTTGCCGGTCTTGCAAGCTCTGCTTTCCCGCATCACCTGGCTCATCTTGGCGGAGCAGCGATGGGTTATGTGTACATTAAGCAAATACAAAATGGAAAAGATCCCGGCGAATGGATGCACCGGCTTTACAATTGGTTCACTCATTTATTCGACCCCAAAGAAAAACCGGCAAGAAAAACAATAAAGAAAGAAGTATTTTACAACACAAAAGGTCAACAACCTTTTTCAAAAAAACCCAACGTAACACAGCAACGTGTCGATGACATCCTCGATAAAATCAGCCAGCAAGGATACCAATCATTAACACAGGAAGAAAAAGATATTCTGAAAAAAGCGGCTGACAACGAAACTTAA
- a CDS encoding peptidylprolyl isomerase has protein sequence MRNILFFLLMVAATGSQAQTLFTYGTNKVDKKEFWRAFSKNNNGATDEKSIREYLDLFVRFKLKVQAAKDAKLDTLPNIQNDIAAFRAQIIEQYMRNQGSNKELVNEAIDRSASELEVAHVFVGYDNDSAKAKVVIDKAYAQLQTGSDFSTTSKTFSTNEYVKSTGGYIGYLSAFSLPYDLETAVYNTAVGGYSKPVAGKSGYHIFKVMNKRATLGKMKAAQILIALPANASQEEIAAARTKAEMVYGLATKGDAFDKLAQTYSDDKLTFQNGGELPEFGFTKYDAAFSKAAFGLQKNGDISSPVQTASGFHIIKRLELKPAVTDKNDPAIVQEFNEKVNTDARINVAIAKQKEQILKSSNYKALPYNEKELWIITDTVLKAKNYAAIYKANQQKPLFQLGTKITSAADWLKHVKSLQTANYSPKQTDYKELMKQFVYTTAEQYYKDRLETTNEEVGFQIKEFREGSMLFEIMERKIWSVAPADSAGLVAYYNRNKQKYTWQPSVNAIVFNCADTAVANRALAMMKKEPLKWKEHMDALGGTALADSSRFELNQLPVAEGTKFTAGQFTPIVTNPNDGSSSFCYILKVYDSKDQRSYDEAKGLVINDYQLDMEEKWINQLKKKYPVKVNEGVVKSMVK, from the coding sequence ATGCGTAACATTCTATTTTTTCTTTTGATGGTTGCAGCTACCGGCAGCCAGGCACAAACCCTTTTTACCTACGGCACAAACAAAGTTGACAAGAAAGAATTCTGGCGTGCATTTTCTAAGAACAACAATGGCGCAACCGATGAAAAATCTATTCGGGAATATCTTGATCTCTTTGTTCGTTTTAAACTGAAAGTACAGGCAGCAAAAGATGCCAAGCTCGATACGTTGCCTAACATTCAAAATGATATTGCTGCTTTTCGTGCACAGATCATTGAACAATACATGCGTAACCAAGGCAGCAATAAAGAACTGGTGAATGAAGCCATCGATCGCAGTGCTTCTGAATTAGAAGTAGCACATGTATTTGTTGGATATGATAATGATAGTGCAAAAGCTAAAGTTGTTATTGACAAAGCATATGCACAATTACAAACCGGTTCAGATTTTTCAACCACATCAAAAACTTTCTCAACCAATGAATATGTGAAATCAACCGGTGGATATATTGGTTATCTCTCTGCGTTTTCGCTGCCATACGATCTTGAAACAGCTGTTTATAATACAGCAGTTGGCGGATATTCAAAGCCGGTAGCTGGCAAAAGCGGCTATCATATTTTTAAAGTGATGAATAAGCGAGCTACATTGGGTAAAATGAAAGCTGCACAAATTCTTATCGCCCTTCCAGCCAATGCATCGCAGGAAGAAATTGCTGCGGCACGTACAAAAGCCGAAATGGTTTATGGTTTAGCGACGAAAGGTGATGCGTTTGACAAGCTGGCTCAAACCTATAGCGACGATAAATTAACTTTTCAGAATGGAGGTGAGTTACCTGAGTTTGGTTTTACGAAATACGACGCAGCGTTCAGCAAAGCCGCATTTGGTTTGCAAAAGAATGGCGACATCAGCTCGCCGGTTCAAACAGCCTCTGGTTTTCACATCATCAAACGTTTGGAATTAAAACCAGCAGTAACGGATAAAAATGATCCGGCAATTGTGCAGGAGTTTAACGAGAAAGTAAATACTGATGCTCGTATTAATGTTGCTATTGCCAAACAAAAAGAGCAGATACTGAAAAGTAGTAATTACAAAGCGCTTCCATATAATGAAAAAGAATTGTGGATCATTACGGATACCGTGCTTAAGGCAAAAAATTATGCCGCTATCTATAAAGCAAACCAGCAAAAACCATTGTTTCAGTTAGGTACAAAAATTACTTCTGCTGCTGATTGGCTAAAACATGTAAAGAGTCTGCAAACAGCAAACTATTCGCCCAAGCAAACGGATTACAAAGAGTTGATGAAGCAATTTGTTTATACTACCGCTGAACAGTATTACAAAGACCGTCTTGAAACAACCAATGAAGAAGTAGGTTTCCAGATCAAAGAGTTTCGTGAAGGAAGTATGTTGTTTGAAATTATGGAGCGGAAGATCTGGAGTGTAGCTCCTGCTGACAGTGCCGGACTTGTGGCTTATTACAACCGCAACAAACAAAAATATACCTGGCAGCCAAGCGTAAATGCCATTGTGTTCAATTGTGCTGATACAGCAGTTGCCAATCGTGCATTAGCGATGATGAAAAAAGAACCCTTGAAGTGGAAAGAACATATGGATGCATTAGGTGGAACAGCATTGGCCGACAGCAGCCGTTTTGAACTGAATCAATTGCCTGTTGCAGAAGGTACAAAGTTTACAGCTGGTCAATTCACACCGATTGTTACAAATCCCAATGATGGTTCTTCTTCTTTCTGCTACATTCTCAAAGTGTATGACAGCAAAGACCAGCGTAGTTATGACGAAGCAAAAGGTCTTGTGATCAACGATTACCAATTGGATATGGAAGAGAAATGGATCAATCAGTTAAAAAAGAAATATCCTGTAAAGGTAAATGAAGGGGTAGTGAAGAGTATGGTGAAGTAG
- the rlmD gene encoding 23S rRNA (uracil(1939)-C(5))-methyltransferase RlmD, which translates to MRKKQKIRILEQVKVEDYAAEGKSIARVEGKVVFIEGAVPGDVVNVQLGKSKKDWAEGKAVHFHEYSPERTTPFCDHFGLCGGCKWQMLPYEKQLEYKQREVEQNLKRIGRIELPELLPIVGAKQTKYYRNKLEYTFSNKRYLTRDELLKKDEERAKAAQASVSTEEIEPAPPPADVALGFHVPKIFDKVIDIHTCYLQQEPNNAIRNFVREFAKKHGFSFYDIKAHEGWLRTMIFRMTTTGEVMVNITFGYEDVPNRELLFNAMLAEFPEITTLLYTINPKWNDSIYDLQPETFFGSGHVNEKLEEFVFKIGPKSFFQTNTKQGEELYKVTRDFAKLTGNETLYDLYCGTGSIGIFCSKGAKKIIGVEAVAEAIEDAKLNAQTNGLTNTSFYAGDVIDICNDDFFAAHGRPDVIITDPPRVGMHEKLVKKLLEIEAPRIVYVSCNPATQARDLQLLNEKYVVEQLQPVDMFPHTHHIENVAALVLRK; encoded by the coding sequence GTGAGAAAAAAACAGAAAATCAGGATACTCGAACAGGTAAAGGTGGAAGATTATGCCGCCGAAGGTAAATCGATAGCCCGTGTAGAGGGGAAAGTAGTGTTTATTGAAGGCGCTGTACCCGGCGATGTGGTGAATGTTCAGCTTGGTAAAAGTAAAAAGGACTGGGCCGAAGGGAAGGCGGTGCACTTTCATGAATATTCTCCTGAGCGTACCACCCCTTTTTGCGATCATTTCGGTTTGTGCGGCGGTTGCAAATGGCAAATGCTGCCGTACGAAAAGCAGCTGGAGTACAAGCAACGGGAAGTAGAGCAAAACCTGAAACGTATCGGCCGTATTGAGTTGCCTGAACTGTTGCCCATAGTTGGAGCGAAACAGACAAAATACTATCGTAACAAACTCGAATACACGTTCAGCAATAAGCGCTATTTAACCCGTGATGAATTGCTGAAAAAAGACGAAGAGCGGGCGAAAGCAGCACAGGCAAGCGTATCAACTGAAGAAATTGAACCTGCTCCTCCGCCCGCAGATGTTGCGTTGGGTTTTCACGTTCCCAAAATTTTTGATAAGGTCATCGATATACATACCTGCTACCTGCAGCAGGAGCCCAACAATGCGATCCGCAATTTTGTAAGAGAGTTTGCGAAGAAGCATGGTTTTTCGTTTTATGATATAAAGGCACATGAAGGCTGGTTACGTACCATGATCTTCCGGATGACCACAACCGGTGAAGTGATGGTGAATATCACCTTTGGTTATGAAGATGTACCCAACCGTGAATTACTCTTTAATGCAATGCTTGCAGAGTTTCCTGAGATCACAACCTTGCTTTACACCATCAATCCTAAATGGAACGATAGTATTTATGATCTCCAACCGGAAACGTTTTTCGGCAGTGGTCATGTGAACGAAAAGCTCGAGGAATTTGTATTTAAGATCGGTCCCAAGTCATTTTTTCAAACCAATACCAAACAAGGCGAAGAGTTATATAAAGTAACCCGTGATTTTGCAAAGCTTACGGGCAACGAAACCTTGTATGATCTGTATTGTGGTACAGGCAGCATTGGTATTTTCTGTAGCAAAGGGGCTAAGAAGATCATCGGTGTGGAAGCTGTGGCAGAAGCAATTGAAGATGCCAAGCTGAATGCACAGACAAATGGCTTAACCAACACTTCGTTCTATGCAGGTGATGTGATCGATATCTGCAACGATGATTTTTTTGCAGCACATGGCAGGCCCGATGTGATCATTACCGATCCGCCCCGTGTAGGCATGCATGAAAAGCTGGTTAAGAAATTACTTGAGATAGAAGCGCCACGTATTGTGTATGTAAGCTGCAATCCTGCCACGCAGGCACGAGATCTTCAACTGCTCAATGAAAAATATGTGGTGGAGCAACTGCAACCGGTGGATATGTTTCCGCATACGCACCATATTGAAAATGTGGCTGCGTTGGTATTACGCAAGTAA
- a CDS encoding rhomboid family intramembrane serine protease: MSYQQIRPGGFNVLPPVIKNLIIINGLVLLAQYTSGAWGSEKALTDFFALHSIQSDLFKPHQFITHLFMHGDFFHFLFNMFALWMFGNMLENLWGSKRFLTFYILCGLGAAVIHLGWLFYEMQPLMSELSSYKSSPSPSGFMSFFDQNGLTRIFDRQQLQAFADTWSNDLSNQAYVDQSIVYAQQGADVMLNTPTVGASGAVFGCLAAFGYLFPNTLIYIYFFFPIKAKWFVILYAAAELWMGVRNSGGSVAHFAHLGGALIGFLLVWYWNKKNRRTFY; encoded by the coding sequence GTGAGTTATCAGCAAATACGTCCCGGTGGTTTTAATGTGTTGCCACCGGTAATCAAAAATCTTATTATCATTAACGGGTTGGTGTTGCTGGCGCAATATACCAGTGGCGCATGGGGAAGTGAAAAAGCTCTCACAGATTTTTTTGCTTTACATAGCATCCAATCTGATCTTTTTAAACCACACCAGTTCATCACGCATCTTTTTATGCATGGCGATTTCTTCCACTTTTTGTTTAACATGTTTGCTTTGTGGATGTTTGGAAATATGCTGGAGAATTTATGGGGTTCAAAACGTTTTCTCACTTTTTACATACTGTGCGGGTTAGGTGCAGCGGTTATTCATCTGGGTTGGTTGTTTTACGAAATGCAGCCATTAATGAGTGAGCTGTCGTCTTACAAATCTTCACCATCCCCATCAGGCTTCATGAGTTTTTTTGATCAAAACGGACTCACGAGGATTTTCGACAGACAACAGTTGCAGGCATTTGCTGATACCTGGTCGAACGATCTCAGCAACCAGGCATATGTTGATCAAAGTATAGTGTATGCGCAGCAGGGTGCCGATGTAATGTTGAACACTCCAACTGTTGGTGCTTCAGGAGCAGTATTCGGATGTTTGGCAGCTTTTGGTTACCTCTTCCCAAACACACTGATCTATATTTATTTTTTCTTCCCGATAAAAGCAAAATGGTTTGTGATTTTGTATGCTGCTGCCGAACTTTGGATGGGCGTTCGTAACAGTGGCGGAAGCGTGGCGCATTTTGCCCATCTTGGCGGTGCATTAATTGGCTTTTTATTGGTATGGTACTGGAACAAAAAGAATCGCCGTACGTTTTATTGA
- a CDS encoding endonuclease/exonuclease/phosphatase family protein translates to MAGFFRSFTKKFFIFCNIALSVCMLLLYFLTVLPASVSWIVNLFALLFPFFLILQLVFLVFWLAAKRKLAFIPIITLLLCLELIGSFFGFHPKSKTTQVDASTFRVATWNAHLFNFFENKGHLDLGMLQEAKNFKADVLAVQELVFSLDTLSPITLEKVKKKLGYKYVAAANDRAFGVHTNIKQKNERYHPFCVAVFSNYPILRWEKEQSIKEYNHTFLWVDLLVNSDTIRLFNIHLQSMHFAKKDYEFVENIDQQGIDVDAVQTAGKSILRKMKTANLLRSSQARDVRAAIDKSPYPVIVCGDMNDVPNSNAYQIISDDLHDAFTEKGWGVGRTFKYLSPTLRIDYVLHSQSLSVERVQVLRSMQSDHSPVIADFNLQNK, encoded by the coding sequence ATGGCCGGATTCTTTCGCAGCTTCACAAAAAAGTTTTTCATTTTCTGCAATATTGCGTTGAGTGTTTGTATGCTGCTCCTGTATTTTCTCACTGTGCTTCCGGCATCAGTTTCGTGGATCGTTAATCTGTTCGCACTTCTGTTCCCGTTCTTTCTTATTCTGCAACTCGTTTTTCTTGTTTTCTGGCTGGCAGCAAAACGCAAGCTTGCATTCATCCCCATTATTACGTTATTACTTTGTCTTGAGTTGATCGGCTCATTCTTTGGCTTTCATCCAAAATCAAAAACTACACAGGTAGATGCATCAACGTTTCGGGTAGCCACCTGGAACGCACATCTCTTTAATTTTTTTGAGAACAAAGGTCATCTTGATCTCGGCATGTTGCAGGAGGCAAAAAATTTTAAAGCCGATGTGCTGGCTGTGCAGGAACTCGTTTTTTCACTCGACACCTTATCGCCTATTACACTGGAAAAGGTGAAGAAAAAACTCGGCTATAAATATGTGGCCGCAGCTAACGACAGGGCTTTTGGTGTTCACACCAACATCAAACAAAAAAATGAACGTTATCATCCGTTTTGCGTAGCTGTGTTTTCGAATTATCCGATCCTGCGTTGGGAAAAAGAACAAAGTATTAAAGAATACAACCATACTTTTTTATGGGTCGATCTGTTGGTTAACAGTGATACAATACGGCTTTTCAATATTCATCTGCAGAGCATGCATTTTGCAAAAAAGGATTATGAATTTGTGGAGAACATCGATCAGCAAGGGATAGATGTTGATGCAGTGCAAACTGCCGGTAAAAGTATTCTGCGAAAAATGAAAACAGCGAATCTGCTTCGCTCAAGCCAGGCAAGAGATGTAAGGGCTGCAATTGACAAAAGCCCATACCCTGTAATTGTTTGTGGCGATATGAATGATGTACCCAACTCCAATGCTTACCAGATCATCAGCGATGATCTGCATGATGCATTTACTGAAAAAGGATGGGGTGTGGGCCGAACGTTCAAGTACCTGTCGCCCACCTTACGGATCGATTATGTGCTGCACAGCCAATCGTTATCTGTTGAAAGGGTGCAGGTGTTACGGTCAATGCAAAGTGACCACAGCCCTGTAATTGCTGATTTTAATTTGCAGAACAAATAA
- a CDS encoding TlpA family protein disulfide reductase, whose product MKKTTLVLTILLCCSTLFGQGYRIAVLYKPVPNSRLYLGYYFGSQKYVLDSALLNAKGEAVFTGAEKLTGGLYIVVDPQKKTFVDILIDKEQEFNVSIDSTAFTIISIKGSKENDYLKKYKDASALYYSNYPQLMNDLAIAKTKQDSAVVQRKLNEANVKAQQWRDSFITAQPDAYLSLLFRLLKEPVYSAAGAKNKQDSVNAFYNYKKQFWPNISFADERLLRTPMFEQRLNRYMETAVIREPDSIKLELDKFILYSRTNKTMFRYFINRFTNEYMNPKYMGLDVVFLHLFEKYYITNQVDWLEKKDRDLVFNRAYNMYGNILGEPAAELNLLDTLNRKVNLYSIKSPYTVVIFWDPDCGHCKEQVPKVDSLYRASWKKQGVKVVGVLSDGAGDDEAKAKDIQKKWTEYIRSQQLNDWVHLYQTTAMRKAEQASQTPGFRQAYDVFQTPTIYLLDEQKRIVAKKINPEQVDELLQFRKNNQTSKHP is encoded by the coding sequence ATGAAGAAGACAACCCTTGTTCTGACCATCCTTTTATGCTGTAGTACCCTTTTTGGCCAGGGTTACCGTATTGCTGTACTGTATAAGCCTGTGCCCAACAGTCGTCTTTATCTCGGTTATTATTTCGGCAGTCAGAAATATGTGCTTGATTCGGCCTTGCTCAATGCGAAAGGCGAAGCCGTTTTTACAGGTGCCGAAAAACTTACCGGCGGTTTGTATATCGTTGTTGATCCGCAAAAGAAAACCTTTGTTGATATCCTGATTGATAAAGAACAGGAGTTCAACGTAAGCATAGACAGTACTGCATTCACCATCATCTCCATTAAAGGTTCAAAGGAAAACGATTACCTGAAAAAGTATAAAGATGCTTCTGCATTGTATTACAGCAATTATCCGCAGCTGATGAATGATCTTGCTATTGCTAAAACAAAACAGGACAGTGCTGTTGTTCAACGAAAACTGAATGAAGCAAATGTAAAAGCACAACAATGGCGTGACAGTTTTATTACAGCACAACCGGATGCTTATCTCAGTTTACTTTTCCGTCTGTTGAAAGAACCTGTTTATTCTGCTGCGGGTGCAAAGAATAAACAAGACAGCGTGAACGCATTTTACAATTACAAAAAACAATTCTGGCCAAACATATCTTTTGCTGATGAACGCCTCTTGCGCACGCCCATGTTTGAGCAAAGGCTCAATCGATATATGGAAACGGCAGTCATCCGTGAACCTGACAGCATTAAGCTTGAGCTGGATAAATTTATTCTTTACAGCCGCACCAATAAAACCATGTTCCGTTATTTCATCAATCGTTTTACAAACGAGTACATGAACCCGAAATACATGGGACTTGACGTGGTGTTTCTTCACCTGTTTGAAAAATATTACATCACCAACCAGGTTGATTGGCTCGAGAAAAAAGACCGTGATCTTGTTTTCAACCGTGCTTACAACATGTATGGAAACATTCTTGGTGAGCCTGCTGCAGAATTAAATCTGCTGGATACACTTAACCGTAAAGTCAATTTGTATTCGATCAAGTCGCCTTATACAGTTGTTATTTTTTGGGACCCTGATTGCGGCCATTGTAAAGAACAGGTGCCAAAAGTTGACAGTCTTTACCGGGCCAGTTGGAAAAAACAAGGTGTAAAAGTAGTTGGCGTGTTGAGTGATGGTGCAGGCGATGATGAAGCAAAAGCAAAAGATATTCAGAAAAAATGGACCGAGTACATCCGAAGCCAACAATTGAATGACTGGGTGCATCTTTATCAAACTACTGCTATGCGTAAAGCAGAACAAGCAAGCCAAACGCCGGGATTTCGGCAAGCATACGATGTTTTTCAAACGCCCACAATATATTTGCTGGACGAACAGAAACGTATCGTTGCAAAAAAAATAAACCCTGAGCAGGTTGATGAACTGCTGCAGTTTAGAAAAAACAACCAAACGTCCAAACATCCATAA
- a CDS encoding TlpA family protein disulfide reductase, whose protein sequence is MRKLCIILLCLFYYTFGFAQTDLPQVKIKTLNGAEVGFAQLSANKDTALIVSFWATWCIPCITELETINDQLQERQLQTPFKLIAVSVDDTRSSARVPSFVKGRGWNFPIYLDTNSDLKRALNINDIPHILIIKNGKIIYQHTGYVPGNEEELFEVISKQ, encoded by the coding sequence ATGAGAAAACTCTGCATCATTCTGCTTTGCCTATTCTACTATACGTTTGGATTTGCCCAAACAGATTTGCCACAGGTAAAGATTAAAACATTAAACGGTGCCGAAGTGGGCTTTGCTCAGCTATCAGCAAACAAAGACACTGCACTTATCGTAAGCTTTTGGGCTACCTGGTGCATTCCTTGTATTACCGAACTTGAAACAATTAATGATCAGCTTCAGGAAAGGCAATTGCAAACTCCTTTTAAATTGATTGCCGTATCCGTTGACGATACCCGCAGTTCAGCACGTGTGCCTTCTTTTGTAAAAGGAAGGGGCTGGAATTTTCCGATTTACTTAGACACAAACAGCGATCTCAAACGGGCACTCAACATCAACGATATACCGCATATTCTCATCATCAAAAACGGCAAGATCATTTATCAGCATACAGGTTATGTACCGGGTAATGAAGAAGAATTATTTGAAGTGATCAGTAAACAATAA
- a CDS encoding Omp28-related outer membrane protein — MYHTNSFFALVIILVLASCSKPGNEPDLVTQPQPLTVQLSRNELAADGFDEVSITVKDQSNADVTSSSTIYLNNTVYNSTTFFTNTSGNYQIKATRGSATSSTVTLTANTPGPSAFTQKVLIEDFTGTWCGICPGTVIPLDAYTDTKPNLISVGVHGPAGSNDPFKYIYDSQLRTALGVTGVPTVILNRDTKWDNNTATLDALAQKRAVLGLALETSVSGTMVNVKARVKFDVTTSLPLKIVVLLAEDSLLYNQANYGHFGLPNPIPNFRQKNVLRTAATDIFGDNIPVASSTKANTWEKDYSFNATGYNMSNIKVIAFVLFDTNTQNRKGVLNVQVAKAGENKNFD; from the coding sequence ATGTATCATACAAATTCATTTTTCGCACTTGTAATTATTTTGGTTCTTGCTTCTTGTTCAAAACCAGGCAATGAACCTGACCTTGTAACACAACCACAACCACTTACTGTTCAGTTAAGCAGAAACGAGCTTGCGGCTGATGGTTTTGATGAAGTAAGTATTACAGTAAAAGATCAGAGTAATGCTGACGTGACATCTTCTTCTACTATTTACTTAAACAATACGGTATATAACAGCACAACCTTTTTCACCAATACAAGTGGCAATTATCAAATAAAGGCAACAAGAGGAAGTGCGACATCTTCAACAGTTACGCTTACGGCAAATACACCGGGGCCATCAGCATTTACGCAAAAAGTATTGATTGAAGATTTTACGGGGACATGGTGTGGCATTTGTCCCGGCACCGTTATTCCACTTGATGCTTATACTGATACGAAGCCAAATCTTATTTCTGTTGGTGTGCATGGTCCCGCTGGCAGCAACGACCCATTCAAATACATTTATGATTCACAGTTACGCACAGCGCTTGGCGTTACAGGGGTGCCGACGGTTATTCTTAACCGGGATACAAAATGGGATAATAATACTGCAACACTTGATGCATTGGCTCAAAAAAGAGCAGTACTTGGCTTGGCATTAGAAACTTCTGTAAGTGGTACAATGGTAAATGTAAAAGCAAGAGTGAAATTTGATGTTACTACATCTTTGCCGTTAAAGATCGTTGTATTATTGGCTGAAGACAGTTTGTTATACAATCAGGCAAACTATGGGCATTTTGGTTTACCAAACCCCATTCCCAATTTCAGACAGAAGAATGTATTGCGCACAGCAGCTACTGATATTTTTGGTGATAATATTCCTGTTGCAAGCAGTACAAAAGCGAATACATGGGAGAAAGATTACTCTTTTAATGCTACAGGTTATAATATGAGCAATATAAAAGTGATTGCATTTGTACTGTTTGATACCAATACGCAAAACAGGAAAGGGGTATTGAATGTGCAGGTTGCAAAAGCAGGCGAGAATAAAAACTTCGATTAA